TTCATGACAGATTTTCACTAGTTTGAACCTCTATCCAAGTCTAAATTAGTCTCATAACCTATTCCAAACTCTCCCAAACAGATTAAACCCTTTACTTCAAAATCTCACTACTCAAAAACTTCATTTTTACATTGAAAACACTTTAAACTGACACTATACACTACCTTTTCATTACAGATCAGATTTCAATCACATTATACCTCCAACAAGTCTTAATTTACCTAATGACAACACCTCAATAACAATTTTCCCCCCAAATTCTCAAACTCACATATGAAACCCCCTTAACcccccctcccccccccccccccccccccctttaGGCTTAAAACTCAATAATTTGACCAACTCTCACTCCAACTACTTGAGTTCAGTTTTCAAACATCAAACCAACAATCACGACATCATATAACATCAATTTCACATCATTCCAATCATACACACATTATACTATCAAGATTACAAATTAACACACATATTATACGCTTAATCATACCTATTTCTCAAAATCATCTATAACTTATAGAAATACTAAATTTACAATACCAACATAACTAAACATGGtctagtttcccttaccttacATCGAACCTTTACTTAGAGCTTAAGGAATTCTAGAAACACCTATAAAATGTCGAACAAAGATCAGAGAAAGTCCTTAGGACCTTTTATCAACAAGAAACTAGGAAAGAACATTACAACTCACATGCGACAAGTAGAACTCGTTACCGTAGTTGATTAGGTACCTCTTGATAGTCAAATAGATGACTCAggagttagaactcttagagagaaactctagaaaaatgatttctagagagataacaccttttaaaataataaaattagtttataacaaaactatttataaacaaatcatttaatattaaaataaccgagtctcactatttttaaactactaccacttctaaaatactattttatgggGTTTCACATTTTTGCACTaagataatttatattataacattattaattgactggtatattatattattatattatatttttatttatgtttcaaGTATTCAAAGACCATCAATCATTATTGATAAAGAGATAAATCATTATTGATAAAGAGATAAGAGACATATAAGCAAaattcttaagaaaaaaaagtaacgCATGCAACTTTTACgaatttatgtttctttcaAATTTGCGAATAACGTAgttatatatcaatatttatttataatactttaaattttaaattatattattatttacctacttttaaattttataaatcgAGAACTCCCCCAAAATAGACTCTATAAAAAATGTACTTACTTCATTCATTGATTAAGTTTTAACTAACATTAAAAGTTTACTTTCTTTCAACAtcattaataaactaataatagaAAATGTGACTTTCAATGTCAATTATATAATCCCTTCTAAAATAGaatgattaaataaatagtatttattaaaaaaaagaatattatgtCTAGTTtgaatctcaaatttttaaGGCCACAAGAGCCCTAGACAGTGTCCTACAATACCGGGTCTTTTGTGGATATATGTTTTTTCTACCACTAGTTGACGTGAATAACTCTTGGCACACGAACAAACATCTGAGAAACACTATATATACATATTCACAGTGACCTACAATGCAACAAATCATATACAATTTCCTAACACACAGcgaaaacagaagaaaaaacaaagcaaTTCATCAGAAAATGGCAAGCTTCACCCTAGTTACATCCCTCCCAAAGTTTGGCCATGCTGGAGCAATCATTGCTACTACTCGTGCCTGGAACCCTAGATTACTCGCAGCTGCTACACCTAGATCCATCCAAGTACATTCTTCAATTCAAGTTTTTGTGTTTATGTATATGCATGCAATGTGTTTGTGTTATTAACCGAGGAGAACGTGAAAAGATTAAAGTTGAATCATAGTgttgttaatattataataattctGTATCTTAATCTGTAGGTGCCAACTTCTCCTGAAGGCTCAGCAGCCATTGAAGGCACCAAGCAAGGAGTCAGTGAAACAGTTAACAACAGTTTGAATGAATCAACGCAAGACAAGGCTTTCACCACAGCACAAgtaattaatactttttttgaCAGTTATTACAGTGATTAAAAGGTTTTTGATGATGTGATTAAGCATGATTAGGGTTGAGAATTAATGATGAAACAGGTGAATCACAAGGCAGACGAACTGGCTAATCAGATGTCGGCAAGTGCTCACAGCATGGCAGAGAAAGCAAAGCAGACAGTGCAAGGTGCATGGGATTCCACTAAGGACACAGCCAATAGGGCTAAAGACACCGTGATCGGAAAGTCTCAAGAGTCAGCTCAATACGTCAAAGAAAATGCAGAGAAAGTGAAGAACAACATGAACTCAAAGAACTGATCACAGCACCACTTCATTATATTACCAGATTTTCCATCACTATTCTATTACTTGTTTCCCACTACAATTAGACACATTTTTGTAATTTCGTTTTGTTGTTCATGGCATCAATATGGAGAAGATTGATGTGTCTCTTCCCACGTGCCATTCATTTGAAATCAATAAATACTTAATTAAgcctttcattcttttcttctctgtCATTGCACACTTTCTTCTGTtcgttaaaatatattatggtAATGATAGTTCTTCCtcttatacataattttttaagctgttttatatcataaaatgaaatttctcgcattaattaagtaaaattaagaatatttggTTTGACACATAAAAAGTTTTATTActgcaaataatgttataaaacattatatcaataaataatataacaatgtttaggatatatatatatatatatatatatatatatatatatatatatatatatatatatatatatatatatatatatatatatatatattatttgacatctcctaatttttaaaaaatacatttacatTTACATTTTCTATGACAAAACATACTTATCATCTCACTtgataaaattgtatttatatattttatttaatttaaaaataacatatactccctaaaaagtaaataataattaagaaatgttCTCCCTTTCCCTCTTCTTCCCAAAACTCCATTATTAAGTCTACATCTTGGTCTATAACCTATCGAGACAAGAAAATGAGAAACCATATATAATTTGCTT
This sequence is a window from Vigna angularis cultivar LongXiaoDou No.4 chromosome 2, ASM1680809v1, whole genome shotgun sequence. Protein-coding genes within it:
- the LOC108328856 gene encoding uncharacterized protein At4g13230 → MQQIIYNFLTHSENRRKNKAIHQKMASFTLVTSLPKFGHAGAIIATTRAWNPRLLAAATPRSIQVPTSPEGSAAIEGTKQGVSETVNNSLNESTQDKAFTTAQVNHKADELANQMSASAHSMAEKAKQTVQGAWDSTKDTANRAKDTVIGKSQESAQYVKENAEKVKNNMNSKN